The genomic window TACTGACTGATTCCCGCTTTAAGTTTTCTACGCTTTTTCAGTGTACGCGGCAACTGTGCGTAAAAATTAAAATGGGCACGGATTACGGCAAAGCAATGTTTCCAGTCGCCGGAAAGCAGGAAACGTACACCGGCCACACCGTCGATAATCAGGCGCAGGAATATTTTTATGCCGAACCAGCCGGGAGCGTGGTTTTTGGCAATCATCACCAGATTATTGCGGAAGTTGAGAAAGGTTTTGCGCGGATTAATTTGCGAAAGCGTGCCACCGCCTACATGAAACACGGTTGAGTTGCCGCAATAACCAATGCGCCGGCCCATGTTGCGCAGCCGCCAGCAAAGGTCTATTTCCTCCATGTGCGCAAAAAAATCTTCGTCGAGACCGTGCGCCGCTTTCCAGTCGGTGGCGCGCATCATGAGGCAGGCTCCGGTGGCCCAGAACACATCGCAGGTATCGTTGTACTGGCCGTTGTCGGTTTCAAACGCATTGAACAGGCGGCCCCGGCAAAACGGAAACCCCCATTTATCAATAAAACCGCCTGCGGCACCAGCATATTCAAAACATTCGCGCTGGTGAAAGCTGCGTATTTTAGGCTGGCAGGCAGCCATGCCGGGGTTTTCGTCCATGAGTTTCACCAGCGGCTGGAGCCAGCCGGGCGTTACTTCAATGTCGGAATTAAGCAGTACGTAGTAATCGGCATCTACTTCGGCCAACGCTTCGTTATAACCGCGGGCATAGCCGCCATTGCGCGAATTGCGGATGATGCGGATGCCGGGATAATGCGCTTCGAGAAAAGCCACTGAATCATCGGTTGACGCATTATCGGCCACAATAATTTCGGCCCCGCTGCCGGTGTGCTGCATCACGGCGGGCAAAAACTGTTCGAGCAAAGCCCGGCCGTTCCAGTTCAGAATTACGACAGCAGTTGTTGACATGGCGCAAAAATAGGGGTTTCGCGTGATTGTATTGGACAAGATCGGTGCTGCGCGCAATTCCCCCTGCCCTTTTTCGTACCTTTGCACCCACATTTACGAAATTACATGGCAGAACGCGTGTTAAATACCATTGAAGAAGCGCTGGAAGATATCCGCGCCGGGAAAGTGATTATTGTGGTTGATGATGAAGACCGCGAAAACGAGGGCGATTTTATTGCTGCCGCCCGCCACGTTACCCCCGAAGTAATCAATTTCATGGCCACACACGGGCGCGGACTTATTTGCGCACCTATTATCGAAGACCGGGCCGACGAACTCGGGCTGGAACTCATGGTGCCCAAAAACTCTTCGCTGCACGAAACACCGTTTACCGTATCCATCGACCTGCTTGGCAACGGCTGCACAACGGGCATTTCAGCATCTGATCGTAGTAAAACCATTCAGGCGCTTATTGACCCGAACACCAAGCCCGAAGATTTCGGCAAGCCGGGGCATATTTTCCCGCTG from Bacteroidota bacterium includes these protein-coding regions:
- a CDS encoding glycosyltransferase family 2 protein; amino-acid sequence: MSTTAVVILNWNGRALLEQFLPAVMQHTGSGAEIIVADNASTDDSVAFLEAHYPGIRIIRNSRNGGYARGYNEALAEVDADYYVLLNSDIEVTPGWLQPLVKLMDENPGMAACQPKIRSFHQRECFEYAGAAGGFIDKWGFPFCRGRLFNAFETDNGQYNDTCDVFWATGACLMMRATDWKAAHGLDEDFFAHMEEIDLCWRLRNMGRRIGYCGNSTVFHVGGGTLSQINPRKTFLNFRNNLVMIAKNHAPGWFGIKIFLRLIIDGVAGVRFLLSGDWKHCFAVIRAHFNFYAQLPRTLKKRRKLKAGISQYATSAVYNGSVVFAHFLHGKKHFSELDAGKFSR